Proteins encoded by one window of Bryobacteraceae bacterium:
- a CDS encoding TrkH family potassium uptake protein, with product MIRFAAIGHILGLFLTGLGATMLLPVLIATLTPGDDVRPTAYAFAATAGAGLLLWRGIPRPPSDLTMREGIFMVVAIWVAASLFGALPFLFTSQFSLTDAIFESASGLTTTGATILAKVEVLSRSVQFWRHFTHWLGGMGIVVLGVAVLPLLGLGGLHLYRAEFSGAKSEKLRPRITETAMALWRIYAAFTAIEFVLLMLAGMDWFDAACHTFSTLGTGGFSTRSDSIAGFHSPLIEYILIVFMVLAGINFTRHYLLFVDRRPGAVLGDPEVRAYAAVLAVATVAVTATLAGSMPLEPAFRAALFQSASIMTTTGFATADFELWAPVAHAVLFALMFFGGCTGSTSGGLKASRIVLLWNLVLRDLRRTISRHGVFTVRLGREVVQEKTVLAFVNLVYLALFVHVVASLAISATGVDLLTALTSVTACMFNVGPGFGSVGPAENYSHLPMAAKWLLSFCMVAGRLEFYTALVIFHPAFWKR from the coding sequence GTGATCCGCTTCGCCGCTATCGGACACATTCTTGGTCTATTCCTCACCGGCCTCGGCGCCACAATGCTCCTGCCGGTGCTCATCGCTACGCTGACCCCCGGCGACGATGTCCGCCCCACCGCCTACGCGTTCGCCGCCACAGCCGGCGCCGGCCTCCTGCTGTGGCGCGGGATTCCGCGTCCCCCGTCCGACCTCACCATGCGCGAAGGCATCTTCATGGTGGTCGCCATCTGGGTGGCGGCCAGCCTGTTCGGCGCACTCCCGTTCCTGTTCACTTCGCAATTCAGTCTCACCGACGCGATTTTCGAGTCGGCGTCCGGACTCACCACCACCGGCGCCACGATCCTTGCCAAAGTGGAAGTCCTCTCGCGGTCGGTGCAGTTCTGGCGTCATTTCACGCACTGGCTCGGCGGAATGGGGATCGTCGTCCTCGGCGTCGCCGTGCTGCCCCTGCTCGGCCTCGGCGGTCTCCATTTGTACCGCGCCGAGTTCTCCGGCGCGAAGTCGGAAAAGCTGCGTCCGCGCATCACCGAAACCGCCATGGCGCTGTGGCGGATATACGCGGCGTTCACCGCCATCGAGTTCGTCCTCCTGATGCTCGCCGGGATGGATTGGTTCGACGCCGCCTGCCACACCTTTTCCACGCTCGGAACGGGCGGATTCTCCACCCGCAGCGATAGCATCGCCGGCTTCCATAGTCCGCTGATCGAGTACATCCTGATCGTCTTCATGGTGCTCGCCGGCATCAACTTCACACGGCACTACCTGCTTTTCGTCGACCGCCGCCCGGGCGCCGTTCTCGGCGATCCCGAGGTGCGCGCCTACGCCGCCGTCCTGGCGGTGGCCACGGTGGCTGTCACGGCTACCCTCGCCGGCTCCATGCCGCTCGAGCCCGCCTTCCGCGCCGCGCTGTTCCAGAGCGCCTCGATCATGACAACCACCGGCTTCGCCACCGCCGATTTCGAATTGTGGGCTCCGGTGGCGCATGCCGTCCTGTTCGCGCTCATGTTCTTTGGCGGATGCACCGGCTCCACCTCCGGCGGCCTCAAGGCTTCCCGCATCGTCCTTTTGTGGAATCTGGTGCTGCGGGATCTCCGGCGCACGATCTCCCGTCATGGCGTCTTCACGGTGCGTCTTGGCCGTGAGGTCGTGCAGGAGAAGACCGTACTCGCGTTCGTGAACCTTGTCTACCTGGCGCTCTTCGTCCACGTCGTGGCGTCGCTTGCCATCTCGGCCACCGGAGTGGACCTGCTCACCGCCCTGACGTCAGTGACGGCGTGCATGTTCAACGTCGGTCCCGGCTTCGGATCGGTCGGCCCGGCCGAGAACTACTCGCACTTGCCGATGGCCGCGAAGTGGCTCCTCAGCTTCTGCATGGTTGCCGGCCGGCTGGAGTTCTATACAGCGCTCGTCATCTTCCACCCGGCCTTCTGGAAGCGGTAG
- a CDS encoding DEAD/DEAH box helicase, producing MRILAHQFDRLFDQAVKSRGASLQARGAVDVEFSDEATVLASVYLAAGLQEPGLFFQRGALYATCDCARRPYPCAHLWALLLESGDQGLLIRAYYSSQLNIVPFDDFLVRLESNRNPALSEISGALAPPPPVWRTQLDAIGRSNQQAPPRTVPTRQLLYTIQLENTRAGEGLPIALATRELKRDGRTYTKPKPIRPSTNDVAALPDAADREIVTLLRGATPEYGYGYSSHGSWKLPPILAHVLVPKMAATGRLFLEHRDASEPQPATWDAGAPWSLGLKLDRKGAEWALTGYFRRAGAEGEETLPLDELTTTDIDQFVITRDALARMDPVTPMEWLRALRNGGSITVPDGDRDAFLAALFESTSLPPVQLPKELEVTDITTVFIPILKVSKDTNQPRLDLVFRYGDHLAKNSETKRIVFDMEARRLLRRDTAAEQSVRDVLDHLAIPCSDPSGGPHWHALEKNLPSLLTQLASSGWQIDFDGRALRSPGESSLAITTGIDWFDLEGEVDYGGAVARLPALLRALERGEGFVELDDGSYGLLPTDWLSRLRALSGIGDLNGESIRFTRTQTGLLDALLAAQPEVSFDEGFATARARLLSFDGVAPAEQPAGFSGALRDYQRQGLGWLHFLDDFGVGGCLADDMGVGKTIQVLAMLENRRVAGERTAPALVVVPRSLVFNWIDEARRFTPSLRVLDHTGPQRDVAKFAEHDAVLTTYGTVRRDIASLKDVEFDYVVLDEAQAIKNASTDTAKAVRLLRGRRRLAMSGTPVENHLGELWSLFEFLNPGMLGGARVFREAGSALRNPSPETRALLGHALRPYILRRTKGQVAAELPEKTEQTVYCELDRQQRKLYNEMRDFYRASLLSRIDTDGLAKSKMHVLEALLRLRQAACHPGLLDRKRKAEPSAKLDALLGHLESVLEEGHKVLVFSQFTSLLAIVRERLDKEKVAYEYLDGRTRDRQAKVDRFQNDPACPLFLISLKAGGLGLNLTAAEYVFLLDPWWNPAVEAQAIDRAHRIGQTNQVFAYRLIAKDTVEEKVLELQRSKRDLADAIIGADNSLVRGLEREDLELLLS from the coding sequence GTGCGAATCCTCGCCCACCAGTTCGATCGCCTGTTCGACCAAGCCGTCAAATCGCGCGGAGCCAGCCTCCAGGCCCGTGGCGCCGTCGACGTCGAGTTCTCCGACGAGGCCACCGTCCTCGCCAGCGTCTACCTCGCCGCCGGACTTCAGGAACCCGGACTCTTCTTCCAGCGGGGTGCGCTATACGCCACCTGCGATTGCGCCCGCCGACCCTATCCCTGCGCCCATCTCTGGGCCCTGCTGCTCGAATCCGGCGACCAGGGCCTGCTCATCCGCGCCTACTACTCTTCCCAGCTCAACATCGTGCCGTTCGACGATTTCCTCGTGCGCCTGGAAAGCAACCGGAACCCCGCGCTATCTGAGATCAGCGGCGCGCTCGCTCCTCCGCCCCCGGTCTGGCGAACCCAGCTCGATGCGATCGGACGGTCGAATCAACAAGCTCCTCCCCGAACCGTCCCGACGCGCCAGCTTCTCTATACCATCCAGCTCGAGAACACTCGCGCCGGCGAAGGTCTGCCGATCGCCCTCGCCACCCGTGAACTCAAACGGGACGGCCGCACGTACACAAAACCAAAGCCGATCCGCCCCAGCACCAATGATGTCGCTGCGCTGCCCGACGCTGCGGACCGCGAGATCGTCACTCTGCTCCGCGGCGCCACTCCCGAATACGGCTACGGCTACAGTTCGCATGGTTCCTGGAAGTTGCCTCCGATCCTCGCCCACGTGCTCGTCCCCAAAATGGCGGCAACCGGCCGCCTTTTCCTTGAACACCGCGATGCCTCGGAACCACAGCCGGCGACATGGGACGCCGGCGCGCCATGGTCTCTTGGTCTGAAGCTCGACCGCAAGGGTGCCGAGTGGGCGCTCACCGGGTACTTCCGCCGCGCCGGCGCCGAGGGGGAGGAAACGCTCCCGCTGGACGAGCTCACCACCACCGACATCGATCAGTTCGTCATCACACGGGATGCGCTTGCCCGGATGGATCCCGTGACGCCCATGGAATGGCTGCGTGCGCTTCGGAACGGAGGCTCGATCACGGTTCCGGATGGTGATCGCGATGCCTTTCTGGCGGCGCTTTTCGAGTCGACTTCGCTGCCGCCGGTGCAGCTCCCAAAAGAGCTGGAAGTAACAGATATAACGACTGTTTTTATTCCGATACTAAAAGTATCGAAAGACACGAACCAACCCCGCCTCGACCTCGTATTCCGTTACGGCGACCATCTCGCTAAAAATTCTGAAACGAAACGGATCGTGTTTGATATGGAAGCGCGTCGCCTTCTCCGCCGCGACACCGCCGCCGAACAATCCGTCCGCGACGTGCTGGACCATCTCGCCATCCCTTGCTCTGATCCATCCGGCGGGCCCCATTGGCACGCCCTCGAAAAGAATCTCCCCTCCCTCCTCACGCAGCTCGCCTCTTCGGGCTGGCAGATCGATTTCGATGGACGCGCGCTCCGGTCGCCCGGTGAGTCGAGCCTGGCCATCACTACCGGTATCGACTGGTTCGACCTCGAGGGCGAAGTCGACTACGGCGGCGCCGTCGCCCGCCTTCCCGCACTGCTCCGCGCCCTTGAACGCGGCGAAGGGTTCGTCGAGCTCGACGACGGTTCCTATGGCCTCCTCCCCACCGACTGGCTGTCGCGCCTCCGCGCGCTCTCCGGCATCGGCGATCTCAACGGCGAAAGCATTCGTTTCACTCGCACTCAGACCGGTTTGCTCGACGCGCTGCTTGCCGCGCAGCCCGAGGTTTCCTTCGACGAAGGGTTCGCCACCGCGCGCGCCCGCCTCCTGAGCTTCGATGGCGTCGCACCAGCCGAACAGCCGGCTGGTTTCTCCGGCGCCCTACGCGATTATCAGCGGCAAGGCCTGGGCTGGCTCCATTTCCTTGATGACTTCGGCGTCGGCGGCTGCCTCGCCGATGACATGGGCGTCGGGAAGACCATTCAGGTGCTCGCGATGCTCGAAAACCGGCGTGTTGCCGGCGAGCGGACCGCGCCGGCGCTGGTCGTCGTCCCCCGGTCGCTCGTATTCAACTGGATCGATGAAGCACGCCGCTTCACGCCGTCCCTGCGCGTGCTCGACCATACGGGCCCGCAGCGGGACGTGGCGAAGTTCGCCGAGCATGATGCGGTTCTCACTACATACGGAACCGTCCGCCGCGATATCGCCTCGCTCAAGGACGTCGAGTTCGACTATGTCGTCCTTGATGAGGCGCAGGCGATCAAGAACGCCTCTACCGACACGGCCAAGGCCGTCCGCCTGCTCCGGGGACGTCGCCGGCTGGCGATGTCGGGCACTCCGGTGGAGAACCATCTCGGTGAGTTGTGGAGCCTGTTCGAGTTTCTCAACCCCGGTATGCTCGGTGGGGCGCGGGTGTTCCGCGAGGCGGGTTCGGCGCTGCGCAATCCGAGCCCGGAGACGCGCGCGCTGCTCGGCCATGCGCTGCGCCCCTACATCCTGCGGCGCACCAAGGGCCAGGTGGCGGCCGAACTGCCCGAGAAGACCGAACAGACCGTCTATTGCGAACTTGATCGGCAGCAGCGCAAGCTCTACAACGAAATGCGCGACTTCTACCGCGCGTCGCTGCTGTCGCGCATCGACACGGACGGCCTGGCGAAGTCGAAAATGCATGTACTCGAAGCGCTGCTCCGGCTGAGGCAGGCGGCCTGCCATCCGGGTCTGCTCGACCGCAAGCGGAAGGCGGAGCCCTCGGCCAAGCTCGACGCGCTGCTCGGCCATTTGGAATCGGTGCTCGAGGAAGGCCACAAGGTGCTCGTGTTCTCGCAGTTCACCTCCCTGCTGGCCATCGTCCGCGAACGGCTCGACAAGGAAAAGGTTGCCTATGAATACCTCGACGGGCGCACTAGGGATCGCCAGGCCAAAGTCGACCGCTTTCAGAACGATCCCGCCTGCCCGCTGTTCCTGATCAGCCTGAAGGCGGGCGGGCTCGGCTTGAACCTCACTGCCGCCGAATACGTGTTCCTGCTCGACCCGTGGTGGAATCCCGCCGTCGAGGCGCAGGCCATCGACCGCGCGCATCGAATCGGCCAGACCAATCAGGTGTTCGCCTACCGGCTCATCGCCAAGGACACCGTGGAAGAGAAGGTGCTCGAGTTGCAGCGCTCCAAGCGCGACTTGGCCGACGCCATTATCGGCGCCGACAACAGCCTCGTTCGCGGATTGGAGCGCGAGGACCTCGAACTGCTGCTGTCGTAG
- a CDS encoding TonB-dependent receptor, translating into MPALPALAQSSGQVLGTVEDRSGAVVPATNVRAVNTRTGLEFSTVADEAGRFNFARLPVGDYRVEATKEGFRTFVSEAFRLDADQSRGVTVLLDVGATSESVTVSGTVAQVDTVSATIREVVDEKRISELPLNGRNPLQLVLLVPGAVSAPGGGSLNRNDGIAVNGGRGTSTNYMLDGGDNNDPQQNVAAVQPNPDALEEFSVQTNNFSAEYGRNSGAVVNAVTKSGTNTLHGSAWEFIRNDALDARSYFGITKSKLRRNQFGAALGGPIVRNKAFFFGSWEGVRQRTGTTRSNLVVPTEAERAGDFTAAPANRRPRDPLTNQPFPGAIIPASRFDPASLSFMDKMQIPLPNSSGNRFIYNPPQSTDSDQFLGRVDYAATERQRLSGRFFKTSASDFNTAGLPILTSEVAFDTWNVTGQHTWTVSPTLLLVSQYTWNESQIDRGPLPIGGGDGLSYKDMGIDVNRGGLNALGKTLVPHYRGQVTGFWNLNQDNLVLIDRPTHQFLENGTWTRGGHLLKFGGEYRWSKSDRVTANGIDPQFTFNGQITGNALSDFLIGRAVNFTQGSIRINQIRAQTFSLYLQDDWRVTQRLTLNFGLRYEPQFPFYSAANELTLFRPGQQSRVFPTAPAGLLYQEDAGVPRGGTGSDVNNLAPRVGFAWAPFDGGKTSIRGAYGFFYDIPRFHELSHFVNSPPYSLQVRVNNPRSFSEPYAGQVNPFPYEPPSTEADRAAYRFLRPVIVGLSVDPFFAAPYVQQWNLNIQRELAPGYIFTAGYLGSKGTRLPIRRELNPAIYGPGATVGNIAARRIYAPDFASIVSYENVINSTYNALQLTLNKRFSGGFTLLASYNWAKSIDGMSIDVDGFNGQDTLNMRPDKGLSDFDVRHRMVASFLWEIPGPATGVGKWILGGWQTNGILVAQAGRPFTVVNGRDVALSGTGTQRPNLLGDPKLDTGRSRDDLMAAYFDVSRFVLPAAGAYGNAGRNLLVGPGDWNLDFALFKRFPVKERAQIQFRWEMFNAFNHANLNNPRANITAARPGQIDTTSGPRIMQMGLRLTF; encoded by the coding sequence GTGCCGGCGCTTCCCGCGTTGGCGCAATCGAGCGGCCAGGTGCTGGGGACCGTCGAGGATCGTTCCGGAGCGGTCGTGCCCGCCACGAACGTCCGGGCGGTGAATACGCGCACGGGGCTCGAGTTCAGCACCGTCGCCGACGAGGCAGGGCGCTTCAATTTCGCCCGGCTTCCGGTGGGCGATTATCGCGTGGAAGCAACCAAGGAAGGCTTCCGCACCTTCGTCTCCGAGGCGTTTCGTCTCGACGCCGACCAAAGCCGCGGGGTCACCGTGCTGCTCGATGTCGGCGCCACGTCGGAGTCCGTCACGGTATCGGGCACGGTGGCGCAGGTGGACACCGTGAGCGCCACGATCCGCGAAGTGGTGGACGAGAAGCGCATCTCCGAGCTTCCGCTCAATGGGCGCAATCCGCTGCAACTGGTGCTGCTGGTTCCGGGCGCCGTATCCGCTCCGGGTGGCGGATCGCTCAATCGGAACGATGGCATCGCGGTGAACGGCGGCCGGGGCACCAGCACCAACTACATGCTCGACGGCGGCGACAACAATGACCCGCAGCAGAACGTGGCCGCGGTGCAACCCAATCCGGATGCGCTCGAAGAGTTCAGCGTGCAGACGAACAACTTCTCAGCCGAGTACGGCCGGAACTCTGGCGCGGTGGTGAACGCGGTCACCAAGTCCGGAACGAACACGCTGCACGGCTCGGCGTGGGAGTTCATCCGCAATGACGCGCTCGATGCGCGCAGCTACTTCGGCATCACCAAGAGCAAGCTCAGGCGGAACCAGTTCGGAGCGGCGCTGGGCGGCCCGATCGTGCGCAACAAGGCGTTTTTCTTCGGCTCCTGGGAGGGCGTCCGCCAGCGCACCGGCACGACGCGATCCAATCTGGTTGTTCCCACTGAGGCGGAGCGCGCCGGCGACTTCACGGCGGCGCCGGCCAATCGCCGACCGCGCGATCCGCTCACCAATCAGCCTTTCCCCGGTGCGATCATCCCGGCGTCGCGGTTCGATCCCGCGTCGCTGAGCTTCATGGACAAGATGCAGATTCCGCTCCCGAACTCTTCGGGGAACCGATTCATCTACAATCCGCCGCAATCCACCGATTCGGACCAGTTCCTCGGCCGTGTCGACTATGCGGCCACGGAACGCCAGCGGCTGAGTGGACGCTTCTTCAAGACGAGCGCGTCGGACTTCAACACGGCGGGTCTGCCGATTCTCACCTCCGAGGTCGCCTTCGACACGTGGAATGTGACGGGCCAACACACGTGGACAGTCTCGCCAACGCTGCTTCTGGTATCGCAGTACACGTGGAACGAATCGCAGATCGATCGCGGACCGCTGCCCATCGGAGGCGGCGACGGGCTGTCATACAAAGACATGGGCATCGACGTGAATCGGGGAGGACTCAACGCGCTGGGAAAGACGCTGGTTCCGCACTATCGCGGCCAGGTGACCGGGTTTTGGAATCTCAACCAGGACAATCTGGTGCTGATCGACCGGCCGACGCACCAGTTTCTGGAGAACGGCACTTGGACGCGGGGCGGGCATCTGCTGAAGTTCGGCGGCGAATACCGGTGGTCCAAGAGCGATCGCGTGACGGCCAATGGCATAGACCCGCAGTTCACCTTCAACGGGCAGATCACCGGCAACGCGCTATCCGATTTCCTGATCGGGCGCGCCGTCAACTTCACGCAAGGCTCGATCCGCATCAATCAGATTCGCGCGCAGACGTTCTCGCTGTACCTGCAGGACGACTGGCGAGTGACGCAGCGGCTGACGCTCAACTTCGGGCTTCGCTACGAGCCGCAGTTCCCGTTCTATTCGGCGGCGAATGAGCTGACTCTGTTCCGGCCGGGACAGCAATCCCGAGTGTTTCCCACGGCGCCGGCCGGCTTGTTGTACCAGGAAGACGCGGGCGTGCCGCGCGGCGGCACCGGCAGCGACGTCAATAACCTGGCGCCGCGGGTCGGCTTCGCGTGGGCGCCGTTCGACGGCGGCAAGACGAGCATCCGCGGCGCGTATGGCTTCTTCTACGACATCCCGCGCTTCCATGAGCTGAGCCACTTCGTGAACTCGCCGCCCTACTCGCTGCAGGTGCGCGTGAATAACCCGCGCAGCTTCTCTGAACCCTACGCCGGACAGGTGAATCCGTTCCCCTACGAACCGCCGTCCACCGAGGCGGACCGCGCGGCGTATCGCTTCCTTCGTCCCGTGATCGTCGGGCTGAGCGTGGACCCGTTTTTCGCCGCCCCCTACGTGCAGCAATGGAACCTCAATATCCAGCGGGAATTGGCTCCAGGCTACATTTTCACCGCCGGCTATCTCGGTTCCAAGGGGACCCGTCTGCCGATCCGGCGCGAGCTGAACCCCGCCATCTACGGGCCGGGCGCGACCGTGGGCAACATCGCCGCGCGGCGCATCTACGCGCCCGATTTCGCCAGCATCGTCAGCTACGAGAATGTGATCAACTCCACCTACAACGCGCTCCAGCTTACGTTGAACAAGAGATTCTCCGGCGGATTCACGTTGTTGGCGAGCTACAACTGGGCGAAGTCGATCGACGGGATGTCGATTGACGTGGATGGTTTCAATGGTCAGGATACGCTCAACATGCGCCCCGACAAGGGCCTCTCGGATTTCGACGTACGACACCGGATGGTGGCGTCGTTCCTTTGGGAAATACCGGGGCCGGCAACCGGTGTGGGCAAGTGGATCCTCGGCGGTTGGCAGACCAACGGCATTCTGGTGGCGCAGGCGGGGCGGCCGTTCACCGTGGTCAACGGCCGCGATGTGGCGCTTTCGGGCACGGGCACGCAGCGACCGAACCTGCTGGGCGATCCGAAGCTCGATACCGGCCGTTCGCGCGACGATCTGATGGCCGCCTATTTCGACGTCAGCCGGTTCGTGCTACCGGCGGCTGGCGCCTACGGCAACGCGGGACGCAACTTGCTGGTGGGGCCGGGTGACTGGAACCTCGACTTCGCGCTCTTCAAGCGCTTCCCGGTGAAGGAGCGCGCGCAAATCCAGTTCCGGTGGGAAATGTTCAACGCGTTCAATCATGCGAACCTGAACAATCCTCGCGCCAACATCACGGCGGCGCGGCCGGGGCAGATCGACACCACGAGCGGTCCGCGGATCATGCAGATGGGGCTGCGCCTGACCTTTTGA
- the trkA gene encoding Trk system potassium transporter TrkA has product MRILIAGGGEVATLIARRLSREGNEITIVEENADRCALLEEQLDAKIVNGSAVGVKTMRAAGVGSADMIIAATTLDHVNLLACMIAQAEGNVRVKVARMRTHEVDHWRRVCADTGLRIDLIIHPEGETIRRILPVLRFPGVSDIVEFAGGKVKLFGMAVDRGSWTAGKSMEELDRAGPPKNSLIAMIFRGQQVIIPRGPDTIQPGDVIYVVTTAQELEQDLTFMGLRASESLRNVFIVGGKQIGIGVAQELEAQGKSVRLFETDAARCEKISQLTRDTLVIHGDGTDEGTLREENVERADAFLALTGHDEDNIIACLLARRLGARKVVALVNKLNYLPMAHLLGIATTVSPRAAAVDGILQFVRKGRVQSVTTFRQEEAEAIELIAGPGARYAGKRLRDVRMPRGSIVGAIVKPTGEAIVPRGNALIEPGDRVIFFAVESAVPELEAAFLADGRGVR; this is encoded by the coding sequence ATGCGCATCCTGATCGCTGGCGGAGGAGAGGTCGCCACCCTCATCGCACGCCGGCTGAGCCGCGAGGGCAACGAGATCACCATCGTCGAAGAGAACGCCGACCGGTGCGCTCTCCTCGAAGAACAACTCGACGCCAAGATCGTCAACGGCAGCGCCGTTGGCGTCAAGACTATGCGCGCCGCCGGAGTCGGCAGCGCGGACATGATCATCGCCGCCACCACGCTCGATCACGTCAACCTCCTCGCCTGCATGATCGCCCAGGCTGAGGGCAACGTCCGCGTCAAGGTCGCCCGCATGCGCACCCACGAAGTCGACCATTGGCGGCGCGTCTGCGCCGATACCGGCCTCCGCATCGACCTCATCATTCACCCCGAGGGCGAAACCATCCGCCGCATCCTCCCCGTACTGCGCTTCCCCGGCGTCTCCGACATCGTCGAGTTCGCCGGCGGCAAGGTGAAGCTGTTCGGCATGGCCGTCGACCGCGGCAGTTGGACCGCCGGCAAGAGCATGGAAGAGCTCGACCGCGCCGGCCCGCCCAAGAACTCCCTCATCGCGATGATCTTCCGCGGCCAGCAGGTGATCATCCCCCGTGGACCCGACACCATCCAGCCGGGCGACGTCATCTACGTCGTCACCACCGCCCAGGAACTCGAGCAGGACCTCACCTTCATGGGGCTGCGCGCCAGCGAATCGCTCCGCAACGTCTTCATCGTCGGCGGCAAGCAGATCGGCATCGGTGTGGCCCAGGAGCTCGAAGCGCAGGGCAAGAGCGTCCGGCTGTTTGAAACCGATGCCGCCCGCTGCGAGAAGATCTCCCAGCTCACCCGCGATACGCTCGTCATCCACGGCGACGGCACCGACGAAGGCACGCTCCGCGAGGAGAACGTCGAACGCGCCGACGCCTTCCTCGCCCTCACCGGACACGATGAGGACAACATCATCGCGTGCTTGCTCGCCCGCCGTCTCGGCGCGCGCAAGGTAGTCGCGCTCGTCAATAAACTCAATTACCTCCCGATGGCGCACCTGCTCGGCATCGCCACCACGGTGAGCCCCCGCGCGGCCGCCGTCGACGGCATCCTCCAGTTCGTCCGGAAGGGCCGCGTCCAATCGGTGACCACGTTCCGGCAGGAAGAGGCCGAAGCCATCGAGCTCATCGCCGGGCCGGGCGCCCGCTACGCCGGAAAGCGGCTCCGCGATGTCCGCATGCCACGCGGGTCGATCGTCGGCGCGATCGTGAAGCCCACTGGGGAAGCCATCGTCCCGCGCGGCAACGCCCTCATCGAGCCCGGCGACCGCGTCATCTTCTTCGCCGTCGAAAGCGCCGTTCCCGAACTCGAGGCGGCTTTCCTTGCCGACGGCCGAGGCGTGCGGTGA
- a CDS encoding CCA tRNA nucleotidyltransferase, whose translation MPATTGVEAKARTMALALRDAGHEAYLVGGCVRDFLLGRAPGDYDIATSARPEEIAAVFGRGETVGAHFGVMLVDGVEVATFRSDYDYRDGRRPGEVRFETDPREDALRRDFTVNALFLDSETGEILDFVGGREDLERGLIRAVGDPRARFAEDHLRMLRAVRFAARLGFELDAATREAIVELAPRIGVISAERVRDEIERILTEGGARRGFELLDETGLLGEVLPEAAALKGVAQPPEFHPEGDVWTHVMMMLGAMREPTASLALGVLLHDIGKPPTFRVTDRIRFDGHAELGARMARAILERLRFPGAEVDQVESLVLHHMRFRDTPNMRPSTLKRFLRMPRFEEHLELHRLDCVASHGRLGNYEFVRARLAEIPEEELKPPRLVTGDDLIAMGRRPGPDFRTILDEVETAQLEGAIATREEALLFVETRFGAAP comes from the coding sequence ATGCCTGCGACCACCGGGGTGGAAGCCAAAGCCCGCACGATGGCGCTCGCCCTCCGCGACGCCGGGCACGAGGCTTACCTTGTCGGCGGCTGCGTGCGCGACTTCCTGCTCGGCCGCGCTCCGGGCGACTACGACATCGCCACCAGCGCCCGGCCAGAGGAGATCGCCGCTGTGTTCGGGCGCGGCGAGACGGTCGGCGCGCACTTCGGCGTGATGCTCGTCGACGGCGTGGAGGTCGCCACGTTCCGAAGCGACTATGACTATCGCGATGGGCGGCGCCCCGGCGAGGTCCGCTTCGAGACCGATCCCCGGGAGGACGCACTTCGGCGGGACTTCACTGTCAACGCGCTCTTCCTCGATTCAGAAACCGGCGAGATCCTCGACTTCGTGGGAGGGCGGGAAGATCTCGAACGCGGCCTGATCCGCGCCGTCGGCGACCCGCGCGCGCGCTTCGCCGAGGATCATTTGCGGATGCTTCGCGCGGTGCGCTTCGCCGCGCGGCTCGGCTTCGAGCTGGACGCGGCGACGCGCGAAGCGATCGTTGAACTCGCCCCGCGCATCGGCGTCATTTCGGCCGAACGCGTCCGCGACGAGATCGAGCGCATCCTCACCGAAGGCGGTGCGCGGCGCGGCTTTGAACTGCTGGATGAAACCGGTCTGCTCGGCGAAGTGCTGCCCGAGGCGGCGGCGCTGAAAGGCGTCGCTCAGCCGCCCGAGTTCCACCCCGAGGGCGACGTGTGGACCCACGTCATGATGATGCTCGGCGCGATGCGCGAGCCAACGGCGTCGCTGGCGCTCGGCGTCCTGCTGCACGATATCGGGAAGCCGCCGACATTCCGCGTTACGGACCGCATCCGCTTCGACGGCCATGCCGAACTCGGCGCGCGGATGGCGCGGGCGATCCTCGAGCGGCTGCGATTTCCCGGCGCCGAGGTCGATCAGGTGGAGTCGCTCGTGCTCCACCATATGCGATTCCGCGACACGCCGAACATGCGTCCGAGCACGCTGAAGCGCTTCTTGCGCATGCCCCGCTTCGAGGAGCACCTCGAACTGCACCGCCTGGATTGCGTGGCGAGCCACGGGCGCCTAGGCAACTACGAGTTCGTGCGCGCCCGGCTCGCCGAAATTCCGGAAGAGGAGCTGAAACCGCCGCGGCTGGTAACCGGCGACGACCTGATCGCGATGGGCCGCCGTCCAGGCCCTGATTTCCGCACGATCCTCGACGAAGTGGAGACGGCGCAACTCGAAGGGGCGATCGCGACGCGGGAAGAGGCTCTCCTGTTCGTTGAGACGCGGTTCGGAGCAGCGCCATGA